The following proteins are co-located in the Lacticaseibacillus paracasei subsp. paracasei genome:
- a CDS encoding YxeA family protein, which translates to MNEDRKERLWVTSFFAAFVATIIFSVGITKYQYDGHSYYMKIDSQPIISNVEVPVGISIQGYTYQGTAKDAQGKIRSFKLSTGEHDIGPFKAGQIIKINVNRKYGIVDYQRVTTKETPVKAR; encoded by the coding sequence ATGAATGAAGATCGCAAGGAACGACTATGGGTGACATCTTTTTTTGCAGCTTTTGTGGCTACAATTATTTTTTCTGTTGGTATCACTAAGTATCAATATGATGGTCATTCATATTACATGAAGATTGATAGTCAGCCTATTATTTCAAACGTTGAAGTACCTGTTGGAATATCAATTCAAGGATATACTTACCAAGGTACTGCTAAGGATGCGCAAGGAAAAATAAGGAGTTTTAAATTAAGCACAGGTGAACACGATATTGGGCCATTTAAGGCAGGACAAATTATAAAAATTAATGTCAATAGAAAATATGGCATCGTTGATTATCAAAGAGTAACTACAAAAGAAACACCGGTCAAGGCACGTTAG
- a CDS encoding thiamine-binding protein, protein MNASVAVQVLPMYPEKQKVLAVVDAVIAYIKSTGINYEVSAFETTMEGDYDQLMAILKEIPIVTAKAGGTSQMVYAKINYFPEDTGLTIADKVTKFKH, encoded by the coding sequence ATGAATGCTAGCGTTGCTGTGCAAGTGTTACCGATGTATCCAGAGAAACAAAAGGTCTTGGCAGTGGTTGATGCGGTGATCGCCTATATCAAATCAACCGGAATTAATTATGAAGTTAGTGCTTTTGAAACCACAATGGAAGGCGATTATGATCAGCTGATGGCGATTTTGAAAGAAATTCCGATTGTCACAGCGAAGGCAGGCGGTACTAGTCAAATGGTGTATGCGAAAATTAACTATTTTCCTGAAGATACTGGCCTGACGATTGCTGACAAGGTGACAAAGTTCAAGCATTGA
- a CDS encoding TetR/AcrR family transcriptional regulator: MTTKHQILHREIVLDAARTMVAQDGIRDLTFQTLAKELNICSQSLYNYFPNLPAVIEALGTEFMHNLYQELIENVSGISGKEAIRAFAEVAHRYFERQQSLDEIIYFVHQFPESSPFVQGTGDVINLLKRLIVHTELKQMAKESFVQDFISSVLGFTVLEVMGFLPDNKASRDTSFESLLDMYLNEIKE; this comes from the coding sequence ATGACAACCAAACATCAGATTTTACATCGGGAAATTGTTTTAGATGCTGCAAGAACGATGGTCGCCCAAGACGGTATTCGGGACTTGACCTTTCAGACGCTGGCCAAGGAACTGAATATCTGTTCTCAGTCGCTATATAACTACTTTCCGAATCTACCGGCAGTCATTGAAGCGTTGGGGACCGAATTTATGCATAACCTTTACCAAGAGTTGATAGAGAACGTCAGCGGTATCTCAGGCAAAGAGGCGATCCGTGCTTTTGCAGAAGTCGCTCATCGCTATTTTGAACGTCAACAGTCGTTAGATGAAATTATTTATTTTGTCCATCAATTCCCAGAAAGCAGTCCATTTGTGCAAGGCACCGGCGATGTTATTAACTTGCTGAAGCGTCTGATTGTGCACACGGAGCTGAAGCAAATGGCAAAAGAAAGTTTTGTCCAGGATTTCATTAGTAGTGTGCTTGGTTTTACCGTTTTGGAAGTCATGGGATTTTTACCTGACAATAAAGCCAGCCGCGACACATCTTTTGAATCTCTGCTGGACATGTATCTAAACGAAATAAAGGAGTAA
- a CDS encoding IS5 family transposase (programmed frameshift), with translation MPDYPSNISRAQFALIQPDLENFRKHTRPRRYDLYDVFNAILYSLTTGCQWRELPHDFPEWHTVYRYYDMWRDKSDPTADSLLERLLKKPVASYRFAQGRSARTSFVIVDAQSVKTTDSTKNSGYDGGKKISGIKRHMAVDINGLPQAILVTRANVSDRSGALAMFSLASQNLELVQHVMVDGGYTGNDFADQVKLILNAKTTVAKRNELHMFTVLPQRWIVERSWSWLDKCRRLWKNCERALNSSLQMVVLAFLKIVLKRC, from the exons ATGCCAGATTATCCAAGCAATATTTCTCGAGCGCAATTTGCGTTAATACAACCTGATTTAGAAAACTTCCGCAAGCATACAAGACCGCGTCGTTATGATCTTTATGACGTATTCAATGCCATCCTTTACTCGCTTACTACAGGGTGTCAATGGCGTGAATTACCGCACGATTTCCCGGAATGGCACACTGTCTACCGCTATTACGATATGTGGCGAGATAAATCAGACCCGACAGCTGATTCGCTATTAGAAAGGCTTTTAAAAAAAC CTGTCGCTTCCTATCGCTTTGCACAGGGCCGATCGGCCCGAACGTCGTTTGTGATTGTTGATGCTCAAAGTGTTAAAACCACTGATTCAACGAAAAATAGTGGCTACGATGGCGGCAAAAAGATTTCAGGGATTAAGCGTCATATGGCGGTTGATATTAATGGTTTACCACAAGCCATTCTCGTGACACGAGCTAATGTATCAGATCGTTCAGGTGCATTGGCTATGTTTAGTTTGGCTAGCCAAAATTTAGAGCTGGTTCAGCATGTCATGGTTGATGGTGGCTACACTGGCAATGATTTTGCGGATCAGGTGAAGCTCATTTTGAATGCTAAGACGACGGTAGCTAAACGCAACGAGTTGCATATGTTCACGGTGTTACCGCAACGATGGATCGTTGAACGTTCATGGAGTTGGCTAGACAAATGTCGGCGACTTTGGAAAAACTGTGAACGTGCCCTTAACAGCAGTCTTCAAATGGTTGTATTGGCCTTCCTGAAGATAGTTCTTAAAAGATGCTAG
- a CDS encoding YhgE/Pip domain-containing protein gives MIKDEFKFIGKNKLILLSVLVITLIPFLYCIFFLKSVWDPYGDTKNLPVAVVNLDQPVTYQGKKLDVGAQTLTKLKKNHQLGWHFVSEAEAKKGMKADKYYTVITLPKDFSKNAATVLDEHPKKMTLKYETNDSLNYIGQVISGIGVDSLNSEIRANVTNAYASAVFDQIKTIGNGMKTAAGAATQIDAGQVKLDDGIDQYTVAVSQVNDGVQTMKVKVAPMSSQIPKLASGANQVAGGLQTLNGSTTNLASGVNQLAAGSGQVTSGLGTLQSQTGTLKSGVGQLATGSTKVTNGLGTLQTKTGQLVAGTNQLQTGSKKLTEGINNYTQQVTFLSDGISQLAGQTSNLPKDTKSLQSGSTQLSQSLQKIGQTVNDQNQKAATELPALEESLAAYKSQLEAESKQNPELIAGFEKIQASVNALIDQTETSGTEMATTFNQGLIPYSTQLAAGVDKLNQQAPILTEKIGVLQNGSKQITARNDQLIIGANKLDNGINQAATLTPAMVSGVNQLYTGSSQVSGGLGSLNSQVPALTSGINQLYTGSSQVSGGLGTLNGQVPTLTNGVGQLTNGASQVAGGVNQLNASVPTLVSGVNQLADGTGQINDKSDTLKSGSSQLEDGDKKFAKTLTSSARKVNGITLTGDTAKMFAAPTKTAQKHYSYVPNYGHALAPYVLSLALYVGALVFNFAYPIRKVSRADGTATQWFLSKVAIGGAVALGTAVLEATLMMATGLKVDNIGLFYLTAILFSFTSMYLIMFLSMAFDNPGRFVAMVGLMLQLGGAGGTFPMEITNQFYNAIHPFLPMTYSIMNFRNALTGGIANSTVNLGFMVLIAFTIGSLLLLWGTMILLQRHHLMGISQLDDNQKLQAVEK, from the coding sequence ATGATCAAAGATGAATTTAAGTTCATCGGCAAAAACAAACTCATTTTGCTCTCAGTTCTCGTCATTACCTTAATCCCATTTCTCTACTGTATCTTCTTTTTGAAGTCAGTCTGGGATCCTTACGGCGACACCAAGAATCTGCCAGTAGCAGTGGTCAACCTTGACCAACCTGTCACCTATCAAGGCAAAAAGCTTGATGTTGGTGCGCAGACTTTGACCAAGCTTAAGAAAAATCATCAACTTGGCTGGCATTTCGTTTCTGAAGCAGAAGCTAAAAAAGGCATGAAGGCAGACAAATACTACACTGTCATTACGCTGCCAAAGGATTTTTCCAAAAATGCCGCCACCGTCTTAGACGAGCATCCTAAGAAAATGACGCTGAAGTACGAGACAAATGATTCACTCAACTATATTGGCCAAGTCATCTCCGGCATCGGCGTTGACAGTCTCAACTCCGAAATTCGGGCTAACGTGACCAACGCCTATGCCAGCGCGGTTTTTGATCAAATTAAGACTATCGGTAATGGCATGAAAACGGCAGCCGGGGCCGCTACCCAAATTGATGCTGGCCAAGTCAAACTTGACGATGGCATTGATCAGTACACCGTCGCCGTATCGCAAGTAAATGACGGTGTGCAAACGATGAAGGTTAAAGTTGCACCGATGTCCTCACAAATACCTAAGCTCGCAAGCGGCGCTAATCAAGTCGCAGGTGGGTTGCAAACGCTCAATGGCAGTACGACAAACCTAGCAAGTGGCGTTAATCAGCTTGCGGCGGGATCTGGCCAAGTTACGAGCGGTTTGGGAACCTTGCAATCGCAAACTGGAACGCTTAAATCTGGTGTAGGACAGCTTGCAACGGGATCAACTAAAGTGACTAATGGGCTGGGAACTTTGCAAACCAAAACAGGCCAACTCGTTGCTGGCACTAATCAGTTACAAACTGGTTCAAAGAAACTGACAGAGGGCATCAACAATTATACTCAACAAGTAACCTTCCTTTCTGATGGCATTTCTCAACTTGCTGGTCAGACGAGCAACTTACCAAAAGATACCAAGTCCTTGCAGAGTGGTTCAACTCAACTAAGCCAGTCTTTACAAAAAATTGGCCAAACTGTTAATGATCAAAATCAGAAAGCGGCCACAGAGTTGCCCGCCCTCGAAGAAAGTCTTGCAGCGTATAAGAGCCAATTAGAAGCCGAATCAAAGCAAAACCCGGAGTTAATCGCTGGTTTTGAAAAAATTCAGGCAAGCGTTAATGCTTTGATTGACCAAACTGAAACTAGCGGCACAGAAATGGCAACGACCTTTAATCAAGGCTTGATCCCTTATTCGACGCAACTAGCAGCTGGCGTCGATAAGCTTAACCAACAAGCGCCCATTCTGACGGAAAAAATTGGTGTTCTTCAAAATGGTTCAAAACAAATTACTGCCAGAAACGATCAATTAATTATTGGCGCAAATAAGCTAGACAATGGCATCAACCAAGCAGCAACACTAACACCCGCAATGGTTAGTGGCGTCAATCAGCTCTATACCGGTTCTAGCCAAGTTTCAGGAGGCCTTGGTAGCTTAAACAGCCAAGTTCCTGCTCTCACCAGTGGTATCAACCAACTCTACACGGGTTCCAGCCAAGTATCCGGCGGTCTTGGTACCTTAAATGGCCAAGTTCCGACACTTACCAATGGTGTCGGTCAGCTAACCAATGGTGCCAGCCAAGTTGCTGGCGGTGTCAATCAATTAAACGCTAGTGTGCCGACACTGGTATCCGGTGTCAATCAACTCGCCGACGGAACCGGTCAAATCAATGACAAGAGCGACACACTCAAATCTGGTTCCAGTCAGCTTGAAGACGGCGACAAGAAGTTCGCTAAGACACTTACCAGCAGCGCCCGTAAGGTCAATGGCATTACGTTAACCGGTGATACGGCAAAGATGTTCGCTGCACCCACCAAGACAGCGCAAAAGCATTATTCTTATGTGCCAAACTACGGCCATGCACTTGCCCCATACGTTTTGAGTCTGGCACTTTACGTTGGCGCCTTGGTCTTCAACTTTGCCTATCCAATTCGCAAAGTTTCCAGAGCAGATGGTACGGCAACTCAGTGGTTCCTGAGCAAAGTAGCCATTGGCGGAGCTGTTGCCCTTGGCACCGCAGTTCTCGAAGCAACTTTGATGATGGCGACCGGTCTCAAGGTCGACAACATCGGCTTGTTCTATCTGACCGCGATCCTCTTCTCCTTTACGTCAATGTATCTGATTATGTTCCTCTCAATGGCCTTCGATAATCCTGGTCGATTTGTGGCGATGGTGGGATTGATGCTGCAATTAGGTGGTGCCGGCGGGACATTCCCGATGGAGATCACCAATCAGTTCTACAACGCCATTCATCCATTCCTGCCAATGACCTACTCCATTATGAATTTCCGGAACGCGCTCACCGGCGGCATTGCCAATAGCACTGTCAACCTCGGCTTCATGGTATTGATCGCCTTCACGATCGGCTCGCTCCTGTTGCTGTGGGGCACGATGATTCTCTTACAACGTCATCACTTAATGGGTATCTCACAACTCGACGACAATCAAAAGCTCCAAGCTGTCGAAAAATAA
- a CDS encoding IS5 family transposase (programmed frameshift) has product MPDYPSNISRAQFALIQPDLENFRKHTRPRRYDLYDVFNAILYSLTTGCQWRELPHDFPEWHTVYRYYDMWRDKPDPTADSLLERLLKKLLLPIALHKGRSARTSFVIVDAQSVKTTDLTKNSGYDGGKKISGIKRHMAFDINGLPQAILVTRANVSDRSGALAMLSLASQNLELVQHVMVDGGYTGNDFADQVKLILNAKTTVAKRNELHTFTVLPQRWIVERSWSWLDKCRRLWKNCERALNSSLQMVVLAFLKIVLKRY; this is encoded by the exons ATGCCAGATTATCCAAGCAATATTTCTCGAGCGCAATTTGCGTTAATACAACCTGATTTAGAAAACTTCCGCAAGCATACAAGACCGCGTCGTTATGATCTTTATGACGTATTCAATGCCATCCTTTACTCGCTTACTACAGGGTGTCAATGGCGTGAATTACCGCACGATTTCCCGGAATGGCACACTGTCTACCGCTATTACGATATGTGGCGAGATAAACCAGACCCGACAGCTGATTCGCTATTAGAAAGGCTTTTAAAAAAACTGTTGCTTCCTATCGCTTTGCATA AGGGCCGATCGGCCCGAACGTCGTTTGTGATTGTTGATGCTCAAAGTGTTAAAACCACTGATTTAACGAAAAATAGTGGCTACGATGGCGGCAAAAAGATTTCAGGGATTAAGCGTCATATGGCGTTTGATATTAATGGTTTACCACAAGCCATTCTCGTGACACGAGCTAATGTATCAGATCGTTCAGGTGCATTGGCTATGCTTAGTTTGGCTAGCCAAAATTTAGAGCTGGTTCAGCATGTCATGGTTGATGGTGGCTACACTGGCAATGACTTTGCGGATCAGGTGAAGCTCATTTTGAATGCTAAGACGACGGTAGCTAAACGCAACGAGTTGCATACGTTCACGGTGTTACCGCAACGATGGATCGTTGAACGTTCATGGAGTTGGCTAGACAAATGTCGGCGACTTTGGAAAAACTGTGAACGTGCCCTTAACAGCAGTCTTCAAATGGTTGTATTGGCCTTCCTGAAGATAGTTCTTAAAAGATACTAG
- a CDS encoding IS256 family transposase, whose translation MNELTTEIIAALAQKQDLDEVFRHHLEIAINQLLQTELAEFLGYERYSYAGINTGNNRNGSYERSFDTKYGQLNLTIPRDRNGRFENHTLPAYGRHSDNLETTVIQLYTKGITTAEIAELIEKMYGAHYSKATVSNMTKAVNEQVQAFQQRRLASQYAAIFLDATYLPLKRDTVQKEAVHIAIGIRPDGTKEVLNYQVAPTESTGIWTELLGTLIKQGVKDVLLFVADGLVGLDEGLNRHFPKAKRQRCLVHVGRNLMNKVRVKDRKAVISDFKQVHRAANREAAELKLNEFANNWHQTYPKLIKDLLKMPNLLTFMDFPPAIRQSLYSTNLIENFNKHLKRTTHHKEQFPTEDSLDRFLVSQFNVYNEKSLKRIHRGFQGLQDTLEASFI comes from the coding sequence ATGAATGAACTTACCACAGAAATTATCGCTGCACTAGCCCAAAAGCAAGATTTGGACGAAGTTTTTCGTCACCACCTCGAAATTGCGATTAACCAGCTGCTTCAAACCGAATTGGCAGAGTTTTTGGGTTACGAACGCTACTCATACGCTGGGATTAACACTGGTAATAACCGCAACGGCAGTTATGAGCGCTCGTTTGATACGAAGTACGGCCAACTTAACTTAACCATTCCTCGAGATCGCAATGGCCGGTTTGAAAATCATACCTTGCCAGCCTACGGTCGGCACAGTGATAATTTAGAAACAACGGTCATTCAGTTGTATACCAAGGGAATTACCACTGCTGAAATTGCCGAACTCATTGAGAAAATGTACGGTGCTCACTACTCCAAAGCCACGGTTTCCAACATGACTAAAGCCGTCAATGAACAGGTTCAAGCTTTCCAGCAACGTCGACTGGCTTCACAATATGCGGCCATCTTCTTAGATGCCACTTACTTGCCGTTAAAGCGGGATACCGTTCAAAAAGAAGCCGTTCATATTGCAATTGGCATTCGTCCAGATGGTACGAAAGAAGTGCTGAACTACCAAGTGGCGCCAACGGAATCGACTGGAATCTGGACTGAACTGCTGGGAACCTTGATCAAGCAGGGCGTTAAAGATGTGCTGTTGTTTGTGGCCGATGGGTTAGTTGGTTTGGATGAAGGCTTGAATCGGCATTTCCCTAAAGCCAAACGACAACGTTGCCTGGTTCATGTTGGGCGGAATCTGATGAACAAAGTTCGCGTAAAAGACCGCAAGGCCGTGATCAGTGACTTTAAACAAGTTCATCGGGCCGCCAACCGTGAAGCAGCCGAACTGAAACTGAATGAGTTCGCCAACAACTGGCATCAGACCTATCCCAAATTAATCAAAGATCTGCTTAAAATGCCGAATTTACTCACTTTCATGGACTTTCCACCAGCTATCCGGCAATCACTATACTCCACTAACCTGATTGAGAACTTTAATAAGCATCTCAAGCGCACCACCCACCACAAAGAACAATTTCCAACGGAAGATTCACTGGATCGCTTCCTGGTTTCTCAGTTTAATGTTTATAACGAGAAGTCTCTGAAGCGGATCCACCGAGGGTTCCAAGGACTCCAGGACACCTTGGAAGCATCATTTATTTAA
- a CDS encoding YhgE/Pip domain-containing protein — translation MIKDEFKFIGKNKLILVSVLVIILIPFLYSIFFLKSVWDPYGDTQNLPVAVVNLDQPVTYQGKKLNVGEQTVNKLKNNKKLGWHFVSKAQADRGMKANKYYTVITLPKDFSKNAATILDEHPRKMDLKYQTNDSLNYIGQVISGIGLNALNSEIRANVTNAYASAVFDQIKTIGKGMKNAADAATQIDEGQVKLDDGIDQYTVAVSQVNDGIQTMKVKVSPMSSQIPQLASGANQVASGLQTLNGSTTQLASGVGQLANGSNQVTNGLGTLQSKTGTLSSGVGQLASGSNQVTSGLGTLQSKTGTLSSGVGQLASGSNQVTSGLGTLQSKTGTLSSGVGQLATGSNQVTNGLGTLQTESGQLANGITQLQTGSASLTTGVKNYTDGVTSLSKGIDQLAGSTGSLATDTNSLATGSSDLTNGLQQLSGSVDSQNKQAVESAAKLQESLTKYEATLKAKTNQDPDLVAGFEQLETNINALMTQTESSGTSLSTTLNQKLIPGSKKVSDGLTTLNQRVPTLTAAITGLQNGATKIISNNDQLVTGTNSLNSGINQLATKAPSLVDGVSQLYSGSGKVSGGLSTLNGQIPTLTNGVSQLYSGSGQVSGGLNTLNGQIPTLTNGVSQLYSGSSQVSGGLTSLNGQIPTLTNGVSQLYSGSSQVSGGLSTLNGQVPTLTNGVSQLANGAGQVANGVGQLNANVPTLVSGVNQLADGTSQITAQSGTLKSGSTQLKNGDKKFAKTLSSSAKKVNGITVTSDTKKMFAAPTKMSHKHYSYVPNYGHALAPYVLSLALYVGALVFNFAYPIRKVSKADGTATQWFFSKITIGAVVAVATAIVEATLIMAVGLNVDHVGQFYLTAILFSLTSMYLIMFLSMAFDNPGRFLAMVGLMLQLGGSGGTFPMEITNQFYNIIHPFLPMSYSIMNFRNAITSGIASNTVTLGYIVIIAFALGSLLLLWITMILLQRYHKMGISQLDDNQKLQAVEK, via the coding sequence ATGATCAAAGATGAATTTAAGTTCATCGGCAAAAATAAATTGATCTTAGTTTCGGTGCTTGTCATCATTTTAATTCCTTTTCTTTACAGCATTTTCTTCTTAAAGTCTGTTTGGGACCCTTATGGTGATACACAGAATCTACCCGTAGCCGTGGTGAACTTAGATCAGCCGGTTACTTACCAAGGTAAAAAACTTAACGTTGGTGAGCAGACGGTCAATAAACTCAAGAATAACAAAAAGCTTGGCTGGCATTTTGTTTCTAAAGCCCAAGCTGATAGGGGAATGAAAGCCAACAAGTATTACACGGTCATTACCCTACCTAAAGATTTTTCGAAAAATGCTGCCACCATTCTGGACGAGCATCCCCGAAAAATGGATCTTAAATATCAAACCAATGATTCGCTAAATTACATCGGCCAAGTCATCTCAGGAATCGGTCTGAATGCCTTAAACAGCGAGATTCGGGCAAATGTGACCAATGCTTACGCCAGTGCGGTTTTTGATCAAATCAAAACCATTGGCAAAGGCATGAAAAATGCCGCTGATGCCGCCACGCAAATCGACGAAGGTCAAGTCAAGCTTGACGATGGGATTGATCAGTATACCGTTGCCGTTTCACAGGTAAATGACGGGATTCAGACCATGAAAGTTAAAGTCTCGCCGATGTCTTCACAGATTCCCCAACTCGCAAGCGGCGCCAATCAAGTTGCAAGCGGCTTGCAAACACTCAATGGCAGCACCACCCAATTAGCTAGTGGTGTGGGTCAATTAGCCAATGGGTCAAACCAGGTAACCAATGGCTTGGGAACCTTACAATCCAAAACCGGAACCCTTAGCTCCGGCGTCGGTCAGTTAGCATCCGGATCCAACCAAGTGACGAGTGGATTGGGAACCTTGCAGTCGAAAACCGGAACCCTTAGCTCCGGCGTCGGTCAGTTAGCATCCGGATCCAACCAAGTGACGAGTGGATTGGGAACCTTGCAGTCGAAAACCGGAACCCTTAGCTCTGGTGTCGGTCAGTTAGCAACCGGCTCTAATCAGGTAACGAATGGACTGGGAACCCTGCAAACCGAATCAGGCCAACTGGCTAACGGGATCACCCAGCTCCAGACTGGTTCGGCAAGCTTAACAACAGGGGTAAAGAACTATACAGACGGTGTGACATCGCTCTCTAAAGGAATTGATCAGCTTGCAGGTAGCACCGGCTCTTTAGCAACAGACACTAACTCGTTGGCAACCGGTTCATCGGATTTAACCAACGGTCTTCAACAATTGAGTGGCTCTGTCGATAGCCAAAATAAGCAAGCAGTCGAATCAGCAGCCAAGCTTCAAGAAAGCCTCACAAAGTATGAAGCCACCTTAAAAGCCAAAACCAATCAAGATCCGGATTTGGTTGCCGGTTTTGAACAACTCGAGACAAATATCAATGCTTTAATGACTCAGACCGAAAGCAGTGGCACGTCGCTGTCGACGACTCTTAATCAGAAACTGATTCCTGGCTCAAAAAAGGTTTCAGATGGTCTGACGACACTTAACCAGCGGGTTCCGACATTAACAGCTGCTATTACTGGTCTTCAAAACGGTGCTACGAAAATCATCTCTAACAATGATCAACTTGTGACCGGGACGAATAGCTTGAACAGTGGCATCAACCAGCTAGCAACAAAAGCACCTTCACTGGTTGATGGCGTCAGTCAACTCTATTCCGGCTCTGGCAAAGTTTCTGGCGGCTTAAGCACCTTAAACGGTCAAATCCCAACGCTCACCAATGGCGTCAGCCAACTCTATTCCGGCTCTGGACAGGTTTCTGGCGGCTTAAATACCTTAAACGGTCAAATCCCAACGCTCACCAATGGCGTCAGCCAACTCTACTCCGGTTCTAGCCAGGTTTCTGGCGGGCTAACCAGCTTGAACGGTCAAATCCCGACGCTCACAAACGGGGTCAGTCAACTCTATTCCGGCTCCAGTCAAGTCTCTGGTGGCTTAAGTACCCTGAACGGTCAAGTACCGACCCTCACGAACGGAGTCAGCCAGCTGGCCAATGGTGCCGGTCAGGTTGCCAATGGCGTTGGTCAATTGAATGCCAATGTTCCAACGCTTGTATCCGGTGTCAACCAACTCGCGGATGGCACTAGCCAAATCACCGCCCAGAGTGGCACCCTTAAATCCGGTTCCACTCAGCTTAAAAATGGCGATAAAAAGTTTGCCAAAACGCTCTCTAGCAGTGCCAAAAAAGTCAACGGCATCACCGTCACCAGTGATACCAAGAAAATGTTTGCCGCACCAACCAAGATGTCGCATAAACATTATTCATATGTTCCTAATTATGGACATGCCCTTGCACCATACGTCTTGAGTCTTGCCCTCTACGTCGGTGCCTTGGTCTTTAACTTTGCTTATCCAATCCGTAAAGTTTCTAAAGCCGATGGCACTGCGACCCAGTGGTTCTTCAGCAAAATCACCATTGGCGCAGTTGTCGCCGTTGCAACCGCCATTGTTGAAGCAACACTGATCATGGCAGTCGGTCTGAACGTCGATCATGTCGGGCAATTTTATCTCACTGCGATTCTTTTCTCGCTAACCTCGATGTATCTCATTATGTTCCTTTCAATGGCATTTGATAATCCTGGCCGATTTCTTGCGATGGTCGGGTTAATGTTACAACTGGGCGGCTCTGGCGGGACCTTCCCAATGGAGATTACCAACCAGTTTTATAACATCATTCACCCATTCTTACCGATGTCGTATTCGATTATGAACTTCCGGAATGCGATTACGAGTGGCATTGCGTCCAACACGGTTACCTTGGGTTACATCGTCATCATCGCCTTCGCACTTGGCTCATTGTTGTTGCTCTGGATCACGATGATCTTGCTACAACGCTATCACAAAATGGGCATTTCACAGCTTGATGACAATCAAAAGCTTCAGGCAGTTGAAAAATAA
- a CDS encoding recombinase family protein: MSKIGYARVSTRDQNLARQIEQLHDAGVNKIFQEKLSGKNADRPQLKAMLDYIRDDDEVVVLSLDRLGRNSHDLTDIIETIRHRGAQLNVLNLPSFASIEDPNLRNLITTIIVELYKYIAQEERETIKIRQQQGIEIAKRQGKYKGKIREYGPHSPNRQKRYIYKEACRLLNRKKDGDETLTKRQIARMLGIAPVTLYRIEKYQAEDLANVPRSER; encoded by the coding sequence TTGTCTAAAATCGGTTATGCGCGTGTTAGTACGCGTGATCAAAATCTGGCGCGTCAAATTGAACAGCTACATGATGCCGGTGTTAATAAAATCTTTCAAGAGAAGCTTTCAGGTAAAAATGCCGATCGTCCTCAACTGAAAGCAATGTTAGACTATATTCGTGATGATGATGAAGTAGTGGTACTGAGCCTTGATCGACTTGGTCGCAATTCTCATGATTTGACTGACATCATCGAAACCATTCGGCATCGTGGAGCTCAATTGAACGTTCTAAATCTACCTAGCTTTGCAAGTATTGAAGATCCTAACCTTCGTAACTTGATTACGACAATTATTGTCGAACTATATAAGTATATTGCTCAAGAAGAGCGCGAAACTATTAAGATACGGCAACAACAAGGCATAGAAATTGCCAAACGCCAGGGCAAATATAAAGGCAAAATTCGCGAATATGGTCCTCATTCACCTAATCGTCAAAAACGCTATATTTATAAAGAAGCCTGTCGCCTTTTAAATAGGAAGAAAGACGGAGATGAAACTCTGACCAAGCGACAAATTGCCCGCATGTTAGGTATTGCACCAGTAACCTTATATCGCATCGAAAAGTATCAGGCAGAAGATCTAGCAAATGTTCCCCGTAGTGAGAGGTAA